GCTGCGCCCCCGCAAGGCCGCCCGGCGTCGCCGGTTCTGGTGACCACCCGGCACCGGCTTCCCCGGTGACCAGCGGTCACCACCGACCTCACGGCGAACGCCCCGCCACCCGGTTGTCACCGGGACGGCGGGGCGTTCGCGTGGCACTGGTGCGGGGCCGGCGGGGGACACCGCGGCACGCCGGGAAGGTGTGGTGGGTCAGCCGGCCACTTCGGCGCGGTCGGCGGTCGCCCACAGGGTGTGGAACGCGCCCTCCCGGTCGACCCGGTGGTAGGTGTGCGCGCCGAAGTTGTCCCGCAGGCCCTGGATCAGGGCCGCCGGCAGCCGCTCCGCGCGCAGCGCGTCGAAGTAGGCCAGCGACGAGGAGAAGGCCGGGGTGGGCACGCCGGCCCGCGCCGAGTCCGCCACCACCCGCCGCCAGCTCGGCACGCCGTCGCTCACCGCGTCGGCGAAGTACGGCGCGACCAGCAGCGTCGGCAGCTCCGGCTGCGAGTCGTACGCCTCCCGGATGCGGTCCAGGAAGCGCGCCCGGATGATGCAGCCGCCCCGCCAGATGGTGGCGGTGCCGCCCAGGTCGATGTCCCAGTGGTACTCGCGGCTGCCGGCCCGGATCTGGTCGAAGCCCTGCGCGTACGCGACGATCTTGCTGGCCAGCAGTGCCCGGCGGACGTCCTCGACGAAGGCGTCCCGGTCCTCGACCTGCCACTTCTCGCCCGCGTCGCCGAAGGTGCGGCGGGCCGCCTCACGCTGGCCGGCGTGCCCGGACAGCGACCGGGCGAAGGTCGCCTCGGCGATGCCGGTGATCGGGATGCCCAGGTCGAGGGCGATCTGCACCGTCCAGCGGCCGGTGCCCTTCTGCTCGGCCTGGTCGAGCACCACGTCGACGAACGCCTTGCCGGTGGCGGCGTCGGTGTGCGCCAGCACGTCGGCGGTGATCTCGATGAGGAACGACTCCAGCTCGCCGGTGTTCCACTCCCGGAAGATCTCCGCGATCTCCGCCGGGGTCGCGCCCAGCCCGGCCCGCAGCAGGTCGTACGCCTCGGCGATGAGCTGCATGTCGGCGTACTCGATGCCGTTGTGGACCATCTTGACGAAGTGGCCGGCGCCGTCGGGGCCGACGTGCTGGCAGCATGGGACGCCGTCCACCTGCGCGGCGATCTTCTCGAACATCGGCCCGAGCTTCTGGTAGGACTCCGCCGAGCCGCCCGGCATGATGCTCGGGCCGAGCAGCGCGCCCTCCTCGCCCCCGGAGACGCCGGTGCCGACGAAGTGCAGCCCGTGCTCGCGCAGCGTCTCCTCCCGGCGACGGGTGTCGGCGAAGTGCGCGTTGCCGGCGTCGACGACGATGTCGCCCTCCTCCAGCAGCGGCACCAGCTCGTCGATGACCGCGTCGGTGGGGGCACCCGCCTTGACCATGACGATCACCGCGCGGGGCCGCTCCAGCGAGCCGACGAAGTCCGCCAGGGACTCCGACGGCACGAAGGTGCCCTCGTCGCCGTGCTCGGCCACCAGGCTGCGGGTGCGCTCCGGGGAGCGGTTGTGCACCGCCACGGTGAACCCGTTCCGGGCCAGGTTCCGGGCCAGGTTGCGACCCATCACCGCCAGCCCGGTCACGCCGATCTGCGCCGTCGCCTGTTGCGTCATCCGTACCCGCCACCTCTCACGTCACCTGTGTGCTGCGACGGTATCGTGCGCGCCCGAGGGCCGGCAGCCGCCGTCCACCCAGTGTCACAGGGTGGTCGCGTCGGCACGCCGGCACGGTGCCGGGCGTCGGGCGGAAAAGCGGGTGCGCCGGCCGGCCGGGTCGGTTAGCGTGACGGCATGCGTATCTGACGCCCTTTCTGAGAGCCGACCCGCCGCCGTGGCCGCGGGTCCGCGTGCTCGGGCGTCCGCGTCTTCCACCGTCCCGTCGCAGGGGTGTCGGGTGGGCGGCGTCCGAGGCCGATCCCTGTCCGTCGCCCGCCCGCCCGCCGTCCGCGGGCCGGTGTGGTCCTCCGCACCCAGAAGGAGGCAGCGTATGCCCACCAAGCGCAGTCCGAAGAAGTCCCGCCGTCCCGGAACCGCCCCGCTGGAGGTGGATCCGGCGGTGCTCGCGGCGCTCACCGTGACGCCCGCGGATCCGGTCCCGCTGGCCGTCGCGCCGGCGCAGGCCGGCACCCGGTCGACCCCGCCGCCGCCGTCCCGGGCGCGGTCGGCCCGGTCGGTCCGGGCCGGCTCCACCACCGTCCAGGGCCAGAACCGCCGGTACGCCTTCCGGCGGAGCTGACCGGGCCACGGGCCGGGTGAGCGGTGCACGCCCGGCGCACCAGCGGTGCGCGGTGCACGCCCCGGAGCACCAGCGGTGTCCGGTCCGCCGTGACGCCGCTGGTGCGCCGGGGTGCCCGCCGTCGTGACGGTCAGCCGATCAGGGGGCGGAAGGTGCCGAGCGTCACGCTCACCGCGAGCGCCCCGCCGGCCAGCACGGCGGCCCCCACTATCAGCAGCCAGTCGGCCGGGCCGAACACCTGCCGGCGGGCCACCGTGCGCGGGAAACCGGCGTCGAAGCCCCGGGCGTCCATCGCCACCGCCAGCCGGGTGCCGCGCCGGATCGCGCCCACCAGTAGGGCGAACGCCGTCGAGACGAAGAGCCGCAGCCGGGCCAGCGGGTTGCGGCCGGCGTCCACCCCCCGGGCCCGGCGGGCCATGGTCAACATCTGCCACTCCAGCCCGAGCAGCGGCACCAGCCGGAACGCGGCCAGCGCGCCGATCGCGAACCGGGCCGGTGCCCGCGCGTTCTGGACCAGCGCGTCGGCCAGGTCGGTCGGATCCGTGGTGGCGAAGACGATCACGCCCGGTAGGGCCACCGCGAACATCCGCAGCACCAGGCCGAGCGCGGTGACCAGCACCCCCGAGGTGACCAGCAGCGGCCCGGCCGCCCACAGCACCGGGCCGGACCGGTCGGCGGCGAACAGGACCAGCGTGACCAGGACGCCGACCGCGCCGGCCAGCAGCGGCAGGGCGCGGCGGGCCAGCACCCGGTAGCGGATGCCGAACAGCGGCAGCAGCGCCAACTCGACGGTGATCGCGACCGCCGGTGCCACCGGATCGAGGCTGGCCACCAGGACGAACGAGAAGACCAGCCCGGCGGCCAGCTTCGCCACCGGGTTGCGCCGGGCCAGCGGCGCACCGGGCGTCGCGACGGGTCCGAGGCCGATCACGACCCCTCCCGGGCGGAGTGCAGGGTGACCGTCCGGTCGGCGAGCGCGGCCACGAAGTCCACGTCGTGGGTGACGCAGACGACGCCGTGCCCGCCGTCGCGCAGGTCGGCGAAGAGGTCGACCAGCTCGCCCCAGGTCCGGCGGTCCTGGCCGAAGGTGGGTTCGTCGCAGATCAGCAGCCGGGGCGCGGTGGCCAGGGCGGTCGCCACGCTGAGCCGGCGGGCCTCCCCGCCGGAGAGGGTGTACGGGTTGGCCCCGGCGAGCCGGGTCAGCCGCAGCCGCTCCAGCAACCCGTCGACGGTGGCCCGGACGGCGGTCTCCGGGCGGCCGGTCCGGCGCGGGCCGAGGGCCAGCTCGTCGCGGACGGTGCCGGTGACGAACTGGTGCTC
Above is a window of Micromonospora rifamycinica DNA encoding:
- the gndA gene encoding NADP-dependent phosphogluconate dehydrogenase; protein product: MTQQATAQIGVTGLAVMGRNLARNLARNGFTVAVHNRSPERTRSLVAEHGDEGTFVPSESLADFVGSLERPRAVIVMVKAGAPTDAVIDELVPLLEEGDIVVDAGNAHFADTRRREETLREHGLHFVGTGVSGGEEGALLGPSIMPGGSAESYQKLGPMFEKIAAQVDGVPCCQHVGPDGAGHFVKMVHNGIEYADMQLIAEAYDLLRAGLGATPAEIAEIFREWNTGELESFLIEITADVLAHTDAATGKAFVDVVLDQAEQKGTGRWTVQIALDLGIPITGIAEATFARSLSGHAGQREAARRTFGDAGEKWQVEDRDAFVEDVRRALLASKIVAYAQGFDQIRAGSREYHWDIDLGGTATIWRGGCIIRARFLDRIREAYDSQPELPTLLVAPYFADAVSDGVPSWRRVVADSARAGVPTPAFSSSLAYFDALRAERLPAALIQGLRDNFGAHTYHRVDREGAFHTLWATADRAEVAG
- a CDS encoding energy-coupling factor transporter transmembrane component T family protein; amino-acid sequence: MIGLGPVATPGAPLARRNPVAKLAAGLVFSFVLVASLDPVAPAVAITVELALLPLFGIRYRVLARRALPLLAGAVGVLVTLVLFAADRSGPVLWAAGPLLVTSGVLVTALGLVLRMFAVALPGVIVFATTDPTDLADALVQNARAPARFAIGALAAFRLVPLLGLEWQMLTMARRARGVDAGRNPLARLRLFVSTAFALLVGAIRRGTRLAVAMDARGFDAGFPRTVARRQVFGPADWLLIVGAAVLAGGALAVSVTLGTFRPLIG